One Gemmatimonadota bacterium DNA window includes the following coding sequences:
- a CDS encoding S9 family peptidase — MKIASRFVPAVRLFLVALPLVAIPACTAPYPAPPETRVDPVADVIHGVEFVDDYRWLEDQDAAETRAWIAAQNAYAELVVGESPIRDRFRTLLRESMDRENVGGTRRVGDYEYFTMRRVGEEAPIVYRRPAPEEDDAEEPTVDGDYEVFIDPAEIDPTYRTLVSMMGSSPDESLMMYSIRQGGADEIEVRITDLETGEDLPDRLPNALYSGVEFDDDGSGFYYTYRSRVEGPRIRHHRLGDDPANDELIWGEGYGPTTFIDMDIVADGVYRIFSAQHGWARNDYFIQAGDGPIRPIVEGVPAHFQVRYREGLLYIRTDWDASNYRLMVADPDNPATDAWSELIPEGDDVLESYTFIDERIYVTYLHDVENRISFFEMDGTPAGQVEVPAQSSASISGTGEGKATLRVSGYLTPSTEYEIDLTTGERELTEPPEDAPEGFEVTKIWFTSSGGARAPMHVMHKASIELDGSHPTILNGYGGFTSNIKPSFSTTRQAWLDMGGVYAVATLRGGSEFGEAWHRDGMLENKQHAFDDFIAAAEALISEGFTNPSRLAISGSSNGGLLVASAMTQRPDLFRAVLCTYPDLDMVRFFEFTETNNMPALLEYGDARIPEQFEAIRQYSPYQAVQDGVEYPAVMLATGDLDTRVPPLQARRMTARLQAASASGLPVILWYDARGGHAAGRGRPMSLRIEDTAREMTFLAQQLGLTLPAEGS; from the coding sequence GTGAAGATCGCCAGCCGCTTCGTCCCAGCTGTCCGGCTGTTCCTCGTCGCTCTCCCGCTCGTCGCGATTCCAGCGTGCACGGCTCCGTACCCGGCGCCGCCCGAGACACGCGTCGATCCCGTGGCAGACGTCATCCATGGGGTGGAGTTCGTCGACGACTACCGCTGGCTCGAAGACCAGGACGCGGCGGAAACGCGGGCCTGGATCGCGGCTCAAAACGCTTACGCGGAGCTGGTCGTCGGCGAGAGCCCGATCAGGGATCGCTTCCGGACACTGCTGCGCGAGAGCATGGACCGGGAGAACGTGGGCGGTACCCGTAGGGTCGGCGACTACGAGTACTTCACGATGCGGCGCGTGGGCGAGGAGGCGCCTATCGTGTATCGGCGCCCGGCTCCTGAGGAAGACGATGCCGAGGAGCCGACCGTGGATGGGGACTACGAGGTCTTCATCGACCCGGCGGAGATCGATCCCACGTATCGGACACTGGTATCGATGATGGGTTCGTCACCCGACGAGTCCTTGATGATGTACTCGATCCGACAGGGCGGCGCGGACGAGATCGAAGTACGCATCACGGATCTCGAGACCGGTGAGGACCTTCCCGACCGCCTTCCGAACGCGCTGTACAGCGGGGTCGAGTTCGACGACGACGGATCCGGCTTTTACTACACCTACCGCTCCCGTGTGGAGGGGCCGCGCATCCGACACCACAGACTCGGTGACGACCCCGCGAACGATGAGCTGATCTGGGGCGAGGGGTACGGGCCGACGACCTTCATCGACATGGACATCGTTGCGGACGGTGTCTACCGGATCTTCAGTGCCCAGCACGGTTGGGCCCGGAACGACTACTTCATCCAGGCCGGCGACGGACCGATCCGTCCCATCGTCGAGGGTGTGCCCGCGCACTTTCAGGTGCGGTATCGAGAGGGCCTCCTCTATATCCGTACCGACTGGGATGCCTCCAACTACCGGCTCATGGTTGCCGATCCGGACAACCCGGCGACCGACGCGTGGAGCGAGTTGATCCCCGAGGGCGACGACGTGCTCGAGTCGTACACGTTCATCGACGAGCGCATCTACGTCACGTACCTGCACGACGTCGAGAATCGGATCTCGTTTTTCGAGATGGACGGGACGCCTGCCGGCCAGGTGGAAGTTCCGGCGCAGTCTTCAGCGAGCATCAGCGGAACCGGTGAGGGCAAGGCGACGCTGCGCGTGAGCGGATACCTCACGCCGAGCACCGAGTACGAGATCGACCTGACGACCGGAGAACGCGAGCTGACCGAGCCGCCCGAGGACGCTCCGGAAGGCTTCGAGGTCACCAAGATCTGGTTCACGTCGAGCGGGGGCGCCCGCGCCCCGATGCACGTCATGCACAAGGCGAGTATCGAGCTCGACGGTAGCCACCCGACCATCCTCAACGGTTATGGCGGCTTCACCTCGAACATCAAGCCGAGTTTTTCGACCACGAGGCAAGCGTGGCTCGATATGGGCGGCGTCTATGCTGTCGCTACCTTGCGCGGTGGCAGCGAGTTTGGTGAGGCGTGGCACCGTGACGGCATGCTGGAGAACAAGCAGCATGCCTTCGACGACTTCATCGCCGCGGCCGAGGCGCTGATCTCTGAGGGCTTCACGAATCCGAGTCGGTTGGCGATCAGTGGTAGCAGCAACGGCGGGCTTCTCGTGGCCAGCGCGATGACGCAGCGTCCAGACCTCTTCCGGGCCGTGCTGTGCACGTATCCGGACCTCGACATGGTCCGCTTTTTCGAGTTCACCGAAACCAACAACATGCCTGCGCTGCTCGAGTACGGGGACGCGCGCATTCCCGAACAGTTCGAGGCGATACGACAATACTCTCCGTACCAGGCGGTTCAGGATGGCGTCGAGTATCCCGCCGTGATGCTCGCCACCGGCGATCTCGATACGCGCGTACCCCCGCTCCAGGCACGACGGATGACCGCGCGGCTGCAGGCTGCGTCTGCATCCGGTCTGCCGGTGATTCTTTGGTACGACGCTCGCGGTGGGCATGCGGCGGGGCGCGGACGGCCGATGAGCCTGCGCATCGAAGACACGGCTCGGGAAATGACCTTCCTCGCCCAACAGCTCGGGTTGACGCTCCCAGCTGAGGGGTCATGA
- a CDS encoding peptidase M6 — protein MSPSVPSRMAALLMAAVLTSWGCADEGVVPFPPPLDPQRVQDQDDMTWDDYRPIPGRNWADRSLEPERGFRIALIAMDFEDQPFVMTLPKGSDPFGNPQIDPISRDEVPQFYADFFLEPSELNHGQTINGYWMEQSRGKFGITEIEAFGPYRMPKPLWAYGLNEYGQENSTPDGSVASDQMEPHVDSIWQAEHGPIADEYDAILRIYAGYDETTVWQEFGEMKFDAPEDIPPEWGNPNPDLPRWIATRYVPWTSWRAGAQQWGRSSMRQGESSGTITHELGHFAFNIPDLNNNPYREPYRRVAVGPWDMMDRGSFNGPGGPHMRWVVPPIRGAAMPAGLMLRNRMANEFITEDQVLTLSRDGLAATGLAVARVTARAVHPLPGTHAGIVVRLDGEEPRDRTPEDDPATNPLSAGTPNYDFYSLEVVQRVGYDAFTPDDGVLIAKNKDSFRGRNGGPNEFNSFIWVIDAHPEDMNAVDFVKPNGEEVLRTVADYRQLNDALFHAGTDSGSEFEWIDEPNRLHFYVIGLQQDAQRIRTYTLGVRSLDGSGLRERSADLIGPTELEVGAGVTPVMFSLRNDAVSQGDTAFDWDVYRLTASIEGEGWAVQLPNELVAVPSGEAGEITVSIRKGSGDGVLTITATSESDPGVALAVSTTIR, from the coding sequence ATGTCCCCCTCAGTGCCGTCTCGAATGGCCGCACTGCTGATGGCGGCGGTGCTGACGTCGTGGGGCTGCGCTGATGAGGGGGTCGTCCCTTTCCCTCCACCGCTCGACCCGCAGCGAGTCCAGGACCAGGACGACATGACGTGGGACGACTACCGGCCCATCCCGGGGCGCAACTGGGCCGATCGCTCACTCGAACCCGAGCGTGGCTTTCGCATCGCCCTCATCGCCATGGACTTCGAGGACCAACCCTTTGTGATGACGCTGCCCAAGGGCTCGGATCCATTCGGTAATCCTCAGATCGATCCGATCTCGAGGGATGAAGTGCCGCAGTTCTACGCCGACTTCTTCCTCGAGCCGAGCGAACTGAATCACGGCCAGACCATCAACGGATATTGGATGGAGCAGTCGCGTGGGAAGTTCGGGATCACCGAAATCGAAGCGTTCGGACCGTACCGCATGCCCAAGCCACTGTGGGCCTACGGCCTGAACGAGTATGGCCAGGAAAACTCGACGCCGGACGGGAGCGTGGCGAGCGACCAGATGGAGCCGCACGTCGACTCCATCTGGCAGGCAGAGCACGGACCGATCGCGGACGAGTACGACGCCATCCTACGGATTTACGCTGGTTACGACGAGACCACGGTGTGGCAGGAATTCGGAGAGATGAAGTTCGACGCTCCGGAGGACATCCCGCCCGAGTGGGGCAATCCCAACCCGGATCTGCCGCGCTGGATCGCCACGCGTTACGTGCCGTGGACGAGCTGGCGAGCGGGTGCGCAGCAATGGGGGCGCTCGTCCATGCGCCAGGGGGAGAGCTCGGGCACCATTACGCACGAGCTCGGTCACTTCGCGTTCAACATTCCAGACCTCAACAACAATCCGTACCGCGAGCCCTACCGTCGTGTCGCCGTCGGTCCTTGGGACATGATGGACCGGGGATCGTTCAACGGACCCGGTGGGCCGCACATGCGCTGGGTCGTCCCCCCCATCCGGGGTGCGGCGATGCCGGCGGGCCTGATGCTACGGAACCGGATGGCGAACGAGTTCATCACCGAAGACCAGGTTCTTACGCTCAGCCGTGATGGTCTGGCCGCGACGGGCCTCGCGGTCGCGAGGGTCACCGCCCGGGCCGTCCATCCGCTGCCCGGAACGCACGCCGGGATCGTCGTGCGCCTGGACGGCGAGGAACCTCGCGACCGGACGCCGGAGGACGATCCCGCGACGAATCCTCTCTCCGCGGGAACGCCCAACTACGACTTCTACTCGCTGGAGGTCGTACAGCGCGTGGGGTACGACGCGTTCACACCGGACGACGGAGTGCTCATCGCCAAGAACAAGGACAGCTTTCGAGGCCGAAACGGAGGCCCGAACGAGTTCAACAGTTTCATCTGGGTCATCGACGCACACCCGGAGGACATGAACGCCGTCGACTTCGTGAAGCCCAACGGGGAGGAGGTCCTGCGCACGGTCGCAGACTACCGACAACTCAACGATGCTCTCTTCCATGCCGGGACGGACTCGGGCAGCGAGTTCGAGTGGATCGATGAGCCGAACCGACTGCACTTCTACGTGATCGGTCTCCAGCAGGACGCCCAGCGCATTCGGACTTATACGCTCGGCGTGCGATCGCTGGACGGCTCGGGGCTGCGGGAGCGGAGCGCCGATCTCATCGGCCCGACCGAACTAGAGGTAGGCGCGGGCGTGACCCCGGTAATGTTCAGCTTGCGCAACGACGCGGTCTCGCAGGGAGACACCGCGTTCGACTGGGACGTGTACCGTCTCACCGCCTCGATCGAAGGTGAGGGCTGGGCGGTACAGCTCCCCAACGAACTCGTGGCTGTGCCGTCAGGCGAGGCCGGAGAGATCACCGTGAGCATTCGCAAAGGGTCGGGAGATGGAGTGTTGACGATCACGGCGACCTCGGAGAGCGACCCCGGCGTGGCGCTGGCGGTGAGCACCACCATCCGCTGA
- a CDS encoding Nramp family divalent metal transporter, whose amino-acid sequence MDRDRTGSPQESSEADAFADLEMPDLTVKGLMSHFGPGIILMMTGIGTSHLVTAPTAGGRFAYALLWCIPVAYVFKYYGFEMAFRFTNATGKSLIEAYGTAWKKWPLWYVLVTTLIQCALGQAGRLIAAAAVLYYVFSVEMGFPLTLAHYGLGLGVVSVAIILRGRYKAVEVAAKVLAGILVFSTLAVYFWEPAPISEMGHFFMVEIPDGSWLIIAAFLGLLPTGMDVSLQASEWGKAKKKGMSKIRERMEDLGLAHRFDPFAPNRDHLTVDTSRLPEGARDYCRRWFKIGIWDFRAGYVVSFFLACIFLLLAAVWMYPNPVEGRAVMGEIAGIFTLSMGPQWMIVFMVGAFAATFSTAFNYFDGWPRIVGACCRNLFAGTAGLQGIAPEDLTPEHRSAWYSEYNIYRITMIYSLIASVAIVWGLERPVFLVLVASALAFFVAPVIFFLNFYYCLTIIPKEDRAFYPSTFARWFGWASFFVFTGMSLILIFWRIWIPVSEMLQG is encoded by the coding sequence ATGGATCGCGACCGGACCGGATCGCCGCAGGAGTCCTCCGAAGCCGATGCCTTCGCCGATCTGGAGATGCCGGATCTGACCGTCAAGGGCCTCATGAGCCACTTCGGGCCGGGCATCATCCTGATGATGACGGGCATCGGCACGAGCCACCTGGTGACGGCGCCGACTGCGGGAGGCCGCTTCGCTTATGCGCTCCTGTGGTGCATCCCGGTCGCTTACGTGTTCAAGTACTACGGCTTCGAGATGGCATTCCGCTTCACCAACGCGACCGGAAAGAGCTTGATCGAGGCCTACGGGACCGCGTGGAAGAAGTGGCCGCTCTGGTACGTGTTGGTCACCACGCTGATCCAGTGCGCGCTCGGGCAAGCGGGGCGCCTCATCGCGGCCGCTGCCGTACTCTACTACGTCTTCAGCGTGGAGATGGGCTTCCCGCTGACGCTCGCCCACTACGGCCTCGGCCTCGGCGTCGTCTCGGTGGCGATCATCCTGCGCGGACGCTACAAGGCCGTCGAAGTAGCGGCCAAGGTGCTGGCCGGCATTCTCGTGTTCTCCACGTTGGCGGTCTACTTCTGGGAGCCCGCCCCCATCTCCGAGATGGGGCACTTCTTCATGGTGGAGATCCCTGACGGGTCGTGGCTCATCATCGCGGCGTTCCTCGGCCTGCTGCCGACCGGCATGGACGTCTCACTGCAGGCTTCGGAATGGGGCAAGGCCAAGAAGAAGGGCATGAGCAAGATTCGCGAGCGCATGGAGGATCTGGGCCTCGCGCATCGCTTCGATCCGTTCGCTCCGAACCGCGACCACCTCACCGTGGACACATCGAGGCTTCCCGAAGGCGCTCGGGACTATTGTCGGCGCTGGTTCAAGATCGGGATCTGGGACTTCAGGGCGGGCTACGTCGTGTCCTTTTTCCTCGCGTGCATCTTTCTGCTCCTGGCCGCAGTGTGGATGTATCCGAACCCCGTTGAGGGGCGGGCGGTCATGGGGGAGATCGCCGGGATCTTCACGCTGAGCATGGGCCCGCAGTGGATGATCGTGTTCATGGTAGGCGCGTTCGCGGCCACATTCTCGACAGCGTTCAACTATTTCGATGGTTGGCCTCGGATCGTGGGTGCCTGCTGCCGGAACCTCTTCGCAGGTACGGCGGGCTTGCAGGGCATCGCGCCCGAGGATTTGACTCCGGAGCACCGGAGCGCGTGGTACTCCGAGTACAACATCTACCGGATTACGATGATCTACTCGCTGATCGCCTCGGTCGCGATCGTGTGGGGCCTTGAGCGGCCCGTGTTCCTCGTACTCGTGGCCTCGGCGCTCGCGTTCTTCGTCGCGCCGGTGATCTTCTTCCTGAACTTCTACTACTGCTTGACGATCATCCCGAAGGAGGATCGTGCGTTCTACCCGTCGACCTTCGCGAGATGGTTCGGGTGGGCTAGCTTCTTCGTGTTCACCGGGATGAGCCTGATCCTGATCTTTTGGCGCATTTGGATTCCCGTCTCGGAGATGCTTCAGGGATGA
- a CDS encoding M20/M25/M40 family metallo-hydrolase, protein MRTVTTKLPFWRVALIVCVFAALPTSSHAQESPRLHAIASWVALDVATGYETRTATAIADGMPGWSVDHWGNVVTTVGSGTPRRIVACALDRPSYAVSQITEDGYLRVHRIGRGSQHPLWDQAFEAQQVRILTQSGPVSGVVARSNGHFAQQHRDETAVVTADDLWVDVGATSAEGVAALGIALLDPIGRHLPPWVIEGAVAGPDAGRRSGCAAVATLAAAVRAGSAPPGETHFVLSAQQGIGWLGLSSYIARGGVFDALTVVAPGELSGSVSMRAASSFGRMGAVLEAAGLEAVRWIVPTVRAAGSHMEVITGAEASRMLGAAASGIFLGSEPAWVSAPDREPFMTDHVDHSVERAATLLKELVERHGVPGHEWAVRRFVLESMPEWARERAIVDDIGNIMVEVGPDRDTTVFMAHMDEVGYEVETIAQDGVITLNRQGGAVSSAWEGQTALLHIDPVGAPSTITGYGDDTDQRWKRQSLTATAPPPIKGVFLTRERASEKNPGAMQAWFGLDRDALAALGVRAGAGVTSHKEGLRLGEHRFVARALDDRAGTTALLLAINDIDPDALRTKVIFAWSVHEEGGLRGAEAMARRYAKSTRRIYSIDTFVSSDTPLESPHFAYAPLGNGPVLRAIESSGVSPDRERARVFRAAADAGIAIQMGLTQGGTDGSRFAYWGAPNQGLSWPGRYSHSPGEVLDLRDLTKLGRLIVAVAGAGEE, encoded by the coding sequence ATGCGGACCGTGACGACGAAGTTGCCCTTTTGGCGCGTTGCCCTCATCGTTTGCGTATTCGCTGCGCTTCCGACGAGTAGCCATGCCCAGGAATCCCCCCGGCTGCATGCGATCGCGTCCTGGGTCGCACTCGACGTCGCGACCGGCTACGAGACTCGCACGGCCACGGCGATCGCCGACGGCATGCCGGGTTGGTCTGTGGACCACTGGGGCAACGTCGTCACGACGGTGGGCTCCGGTACCCCGAGGCGGATCGTCGCGTGTGCACTCGACCGGCCGAGCTACGCCGTGAGCCAGATCACGGAGGACGGTTACCTGCGTGTCCACCGCATTGGGCGCGGCTCACAGCACCCGCTGTGGGATCAGGCGTTCGAAGCGCAGCAGGTACGAATCCTCACGCAGTCCGGACCCGTGAGTGGCGTTGTCGCTCGCAGCAATGGTCATTTCGCGCAACAACACCGCGACGAGACCGCAGTCGTGACCGCGGACGACCTTTGGGTGGACGTGGGCGCCACCTCGGCGGAGGGAGTCGCGGCGCTGGGCATCGCCTTACTCGATCCGATCGGCCGACACTTGCCGCCTTGGGTCATCGAGGGCGCTGTGGCCGGACCGGACGCGGGCCGGCGTTCGGGCTGTGCAGCGGTCGCGACGCTTGCGGCAGCGGTCCGCGCGGGGAGCGCGCCTCCCGGTGAGACGCACTTCGTGCTCAGCGCCCAGCAGGGGATAGGCTGGCTCGGTCTGTCGTCGTACATCGCTCGCGGCGGGGTGTTCGACGCATTGACCGTCGTGGCGCCCGGTGAGCTTTCGGGTTCGGTCAGCATGCGTGCCGCTTCGTCGTTCGGACGCATGGGTGCAGTTTTGGAGGCCGCCGGCTTGGAGGCGGTTCGGTGGATCGTGCCGACGGTGCGTGCGGCCGGCTCGCACATGGAAGTGATCACGGGGGCCGAAGCGAGCCGGATGCTCGGTGCTGCCGCTTCCGGAATCTTCCTCGGAAGCGAGCCCGCCTGGGTCTCGGCACCCGACCGGGAGCCGTTCATGACGGACCACGTGGACCACTCGGTCGAGCGCGCCGCCACCCTTCTGAAGGAGCTCGTCGAGCGCCACGGCGTGCCCGGTCACGAGTGGGCGGTGCGTCGCTTCGTGCTCGAGTCGATGCCCGAATGGGCTCGGGAGCGGGCGATCGTCGACGACATCGGCAACATCATGGTCGAGGTCGGCCCGGACCGGGACACGACTGTCTTCATGGCCCACATGGACGAAGTCGGGTATGAGGTCGAGACGATCGCGCAGGACGGGGTCATCACGCTCAACCGCCAGGGCGGTGCGGTCTCGTCGGCGTGGGAGGGACAGACCGCTCTGCTGCACATCGACCCTGTCGGGGCTCCCAGCACGATCACCGGCTACGGAGACGACACCGATCAGAGGTGGAAGCGACAGTCCCTCACCGCGACGGCTCCTCCCCCGATCAAAGGCGTATTCCTGACGCGGGAGCGGGCCAGCGAGAAGAACCCGGGTGCGATGCAGGCGTGGTTCGGGCTCGACCGGGACGCGCTTGCCGCGCTTGGAGTTCGAGCCGGCGCGGGCGTGACGAGCCACAAGGAAGGCCTGCGCTTGGGGGAGCACCGCTTCGTGGCGCGGGCGCTCGACGACCGCGCGGGCACCACGGCGCTCCTTCTCGCCATCAACGACATCGACCCGGACGCGCTCCGGACCAAGGTCATCTTCGCCTGGTCGGTCCATGAGGAGGGCGGGTTACGCGGTGCCGAGGCCATGGCGCGTCGTTATGCCAAGTCGACGCGGCGCATCTACTCGATCGACACTTTCGTGTCCTCGGACACTCCGCTCGAGTCCCCCCACTTCGCGTATGCCCCGCTCGGGAACGGGCCGGTCCTACGTGCGATCGAGAGCTCGGGCGTTTCTCCGGACCGGGAGCGTGCGCGCGTATTTCGAGCGGCCGCGGACGCGGGTATCGCCATCCAGATGGGACTCACGCAGGGCGGCACGGACGGGAGTCGCTTCGCCTACTGGGGTGCGCCAAACCAGGGCCTGTCCTGGCCCGGGCGTTACAGCCACTCGCCGGGTGAGGTGCTCGACCTGCGGGACCTCACGAAGCTGGGTAGGCTGATCGTGGCGGTGGCAGGCGCCGGGGAGGAGTAG
- the frc gene encoding formyl-CoA transferase, with amino-acid sequence MSKALEGVRILDMTHVQSGPTCTQILAWFGADVIKIERPGIGDITRGQLRDIPDVDSLYFTMLNANKRSVTLNPKTEAGNAIFTRLIEECDVMVENFAPGAIDRMGFPWEKIQEINPRIIYASVNGFGPGPYEDCKVYENVAQCMGGAASTTGQVGGVPTVTGAQIGDSGTGIHLVAGILAALFHRTHSGRGQRVTCAMQDSVINLCRVKMRDQQRLAHGPLSEYPQYPHGEFGDAVPRAGNASGGGQPGWIVKCKGWETDPDAYIYVITQAKAFSALAEAIGRPEWNEDPEWSTAEARLYKLDEMFSEIEKWTMTKDKMEVMSILNPLNVPCGPILSMKEIAQEPSLRETGTVVEVDHPERGKYLTIGNPIKLSDSAADVRRSPLLGEHTDEVLKDVLGMSDDDITTAREQGAI; translated from the coding sequence ATGAGCAAGGCTCTCGAGGGCGTTCGAATCCTCGACATGACCCATGTCCAGTCGGGACCGACGTGCACGCAGATTCTGGCGTGGTTCGGTGCCGACGTCATCAAGATCGAGCGCCCCGGCATCGGTGACATCACGCGCGGCCAGCTGCGCGACATACCCGACGTGGACAGCCTCTATTTCACGATGCTCAACGCGAACAAGCGCAGCGTCACCCTGAACCCCAAGACCGAGGCCGGAAACGCGATCTTCACGAGGCTCATCGAGGAGTGCGACGTCATGGTCGAGAACTTCGCGCCGGGCGCAATCGACCGGATGGGGTTTCCATGGGAGAAGATCCAGGAGATAAACCCCCGCATCATCTACGCCTCGGTCAACGGTTTCGGCCCGGGTCCGTACGAGGATTGTAAGGTCTACGAGAACGTGGCCCAGTGCATGGGGGGTGCGGCCTCGACGACCGGCCAAGTCGGCGGTGTCCCCACCGTGACCGGCGCCCAGATCGGTGACTCCGGAACCGGAATACACCTCGTCGCTGGGATCCTCGCGGCGCTGTTCCACCGGACCCACAGCGGCCGGGGCCAGCGCGTGACCTGCGCCATGCAGGACTCTGTCATCAACCTGTGTCGGGTGAAAATGCGCGATCAGCAGCGACTCGCGCACGGCCCGCTCAGCGAGTATCCGCAATACCCGCACGGAGAGTTCGGCGACGCCGTGCCGCGCGCCGGCAACGCCTCGGGTGGTGGTCAGCCCGGTTGGATCGTGAAGTGCAAAGGGTGGGAGACCGACCCGGACGCGTACATCTACGTCATCACGCAGGCGAAGGCGTTCTCGGCCCTGGCCGAAGCGATCGGTCGCCCGGAGTGGAACGAGGACCCGGAGTGGAGCACCGCCGAGGCACGCCTGTACAAGCTCGACGAGATGTTCTCCGAGATCGAGAAATGGACCATGACCAAGGACAAGATGGAGGTCATGAGCATCCTCAATCCGCTCAACGTCCCGTGCGGGCCGATCCTGTCCATGAAGGAGATCGCCCAGGAGCCGTCCCTGCGGGAAACCGGCACGGTCGTCGAGGTGGACCATCCCGAACGCGGCAAGTACCTGACGATCGGGAATCCGATCAAGCTGTCGGACTCGGCGGCGGACGTCAGACGGTCGCCGCTCCTCGGTGAGCACACCGACGAGGTCCTCAAGGATGTGCTCGGCATGAGTGACGATGATATCACGACGGCGCGCGAGCAGGGCGCAATCTGA
- a CDS encoding peptidylprolyl isomerase: MWVKSGSRMFAAASFSALVLTLATCMPGSTIWAPSPEEMNARAPDSFVVAMETSEGSVEMMMYREWSPLAVDRVYYLMANDFYAGARFYRVVPGFVAQWGLTGKPVLDSIWKEMGIDDEPVMDSNARGTVAFARGGPRTRSFQLFINLADNSRLDAYDSGGVVGFPPIGRIHTGMEVVDGLYGAYGQPEDIQDSISTVGSAYLRRTYPQLDSILNTRVVRSWPPR; this comes from the coding sequence GCTGACGCTCGCCACCTGCATGCCGGGCAGCACCATCTGGGCTCCGAGTCCCGAGGAGATGAACGCACGTGCACCGGACTCGTTCGTGGTCGCGATGGAGACGAGCGAAGGTTCCGTCGAAATGATGATGTACCGCGAGTGGTCACCGCTCGCGGTCGATCGCGTCTACTACCTGATGGCCAACGACTTCTACGCGGGGGCCCGCTTCTATCGCGTCGTGCCCGGCTTCGTCGCGCAATGGGGCCTTACGGGAAAACCCGTGCTCGACTCGATCTGGAAAGAGATGGGGATCGACGACGAGCCGGTGATGGACAGCAACGCCCGTGGCACGGTGGCTTTCGCGCGCGGTGGCCCGCGTACGCGGTCGTTCCAGCTCTTCATCAACCTCGCGGACAATTCGCGGCTCGACGCCTACGACTCCGGTGGCGTGGTCGGCTTTCCGCCGATCGGTCGCATCCATACCGGCATGGAGGTGGTCGACGGGCTGTACGGCGCGTACGGTCAGCCCGAGGACATTCAGGACTCGATCTCCACTGTCGGCAGCGCGTACCTGCGACGGACGTACCCGCAACTCGACTCGATACTGAATACTCGCGTGGTCCGGAGCTGGCCCCCGCGGTAG
- a CDS encoding alanine--glyoxylate aminotransferase family protein, whose product MNSTDSSFGQLRHDPRVLLGPGPSNVHPRVLQAMTCPILGYLDPEFLVIMDDTMALLRHLFQTENEMAISLAGTGMAAMEAAVCNVTEPGDEIIVGIHGFFGQRMAEIVERHGGTAVRVEVDFGEFVTTDQIAAALDAHPKAKMVGIVHGETSSGVEQPLEEIGRLVRERDKLFLVDTVCSLGGSDVRVDEFLIDICYSGGQKCIGGPAGISCITLNERAMDVVASRSTPVDTWYLDLMLIQKYWFADRAYHHTAPGPAVYALREALRLVQEEGLQERFARHQACGDLLKSELEAMGLELFGSPDHRLPMLTCVMIPDGVDDATVRGRLLNEYGIEIVGGFGPLKGRAWRIGLMGYSCSEKNIRYLMAALADILGR is encoded by the coding sequence ATGAACTCGACCGACTCGTCCTTCGGACAGCTCCGCCACGATCCCCGCGTCCTACTCGGGCCCGGCCCGAGCAACGTGCACCCCCGTGTCTTGCAAGCCATGACCTGCCCGATCCTCGGGTACCTCGATCCCGAGTTCCTGGTCATCATGGACGACACGATGGCGTTGCTCAGGCATCTCTTTCAGACCGAGAACGAGATGGCGATCTCGCTGGCCGGCACGGGGATGGCGGCCATGGAGGCAGCCGTTTGCAACGTCACCGAGCCGGGCGACGAGATCATCGTCGGCATTCACGGCTTCTTCGGCCAACGCATGGCCGAGATCGTGGAGCGTCACGGTGGCACCGCAGTACGCGTGGAGGTGGACTTCGGAGAGTTCGTCACGACCGATCAGATCGCCGCCGCGCTCGATGCACACCCGAAGGCGAAGATGGTCGGCATCGTGCACGGGGAGACGTCTTCGGGCGTAGAGCAGCCGCTCGAGGAGATCGGCCGCTTGGTGCGTGAGCGCGACAAGCTCTTCTTGGTGGACACGGTCTGCTCCCTGGGCGGGTCCGACGTCCGGGTCGACGAATTCCTCATCGATATCTGCTACAGCGGCGGACAGAAGTGCATCGGTGGGCCTGCGGGCATCTCCTGCATCACGCTCAACGAGCGAGCGATGGACGTAGTGGCTTCCAGGAGCACCCCGGTCGACACTTGGTACCTCGATCTCATGCTGATCCAGAAGTACTGGTTCGCCGATCGAGCGTACCATCACACGGCGCCGGGGCCCGCTGTGTACGCACTTCGCGAAGCACTGCGGCTCGTCCAGGAGGAAGGCTTGCAGGAGCGCTTCGCGCGCCACCAGGCATGCGGCGACCTGCTCAAATCCGAACTGGAGGCCATGGGACTGGAGCTATTCGGGAGTCCGGATCACCGACTCCCGATGCTCACCTGCGTGATGATCCCGGACGGCGTCGACGACGCGACCGTTCGGGGACGGCTGCTGAACGAGTATGGGATCGAGATCGTGGGGGGATTCGGACCGCTCAAAGGCAGGGCGTGGCGAATCGGCCTGATGGGTTACAGCTGCAGCGAGAAGAACATCCGCTACTTGATGGCAGCGCTGGCGGACATTTTGGGGCGCTGA